The Candidatus Paracaedimonas acanthamoebae DNA segment TTCGTCTTTTAGTATTTTTCTGAGAAAGTCTTCATTATCCGCAGTCAATTTATCTTCAGTTATGAGTTTTTTAAAGTTCAGAAAAAGTAGTATGGAAATATCTACACTACCTATAGATGGTTGTAATCTTTTAAGAAATAATTGGCCAATAAAATCATCGTCAGCCACGGCGGGTACTCCTGCTTGAAATCCGAAAGGTATAGGACTGTCTCTATGCTCCTCAAACATAGTTGCATGGAGTAAAGGGGAGGAAACTAAGTGCTGAGTAGAGAGAATCCCGTCAATTGACGCAGACCTGGAAGGTGTTTCATCTTTTTGTAGTTTTGGATTTTTACGGAGAGGTTTTTCCGAAGTTTCGTCATCGCTATTTTCGGGAGAAGAAAAAGTCGTAGATGAAATTTCTGTAATTTTTAGTCGCGGTCTTTTTTTATCTTCTCTTTGAACTTGGTCGTCGCAGGCATAAGTACCAATGGGATGGCTTGCCGTAAACAGGAGGGCAAGGAGGAGAATTTTTAACTTGTCAATAAACATTCTTAGAGTTCTTCAGTAAAAACGAAGCTTAACCCCTACGGATCAATCCGCTGCCTCTTGGCTGTTCCAATAAGCTTCAAGGATGTCCATAGCTTGTGGAAGGCCTTCAGAAGTGAGGTGTTGAAGGATACTTGTTTCGTCGTCTATTCTATAAAGCACAGCAAGAATATCGGAATTACCGTTGAGAGCCGAAGTTAAATACCACCTTGCTGCACTCTTATAGTCTTTTTTGCCTAAATAATAATGTGCTAACTGATCTTGATCAGTCATGCGATTTCCTATAGCTGCCAAACGCAAACACATAAATGTTAACTTAGTATCTTCGGTGTGTTCAGCTTCCCATCCATGATTAGATATGGCTACAAAATCTTCATCTTTTAATATTTTTTTGAGAAACTCTTCATTTTCCGCAGTCAATTTATCTTCAGCTATGAGTTTTTTAAAGTTCAGAAAAAGTTGTATAGAAATATCTACACTACCTATAGATGGTTGTAATCTTTTAAGAAATAATTGGCCAATAAAATCATCCTCAGCCACGGCGGGTAC contains these protein-coding regions:
- a CDS encoding SEL1-like repeat protein gives rise to the protein MFIDKLKILLLALLFTASHPIGTYACDDQVQREDKKRPRLKITEISSTTFSSPENSDDETSEKPLRKNPKLQKDETPSRSASIDGILSTQHLVSSPLLHATMFEEHRDSPIPFGFQAGVPAVADDDFIGQLFLKRLQPSIGSVDISILLFLNFKKLITEDKLTADNEDFLRKILKDEDFITISNHGWEAGHSGNYDLQFVCLRLAAIKDLMADQEKLAYHYLDKKDYKSAAKWYLRSALNGNSDILSELYRINDETHILQHLTSEGLPQAMTMLEAYWKSQEAAD